In a genomic window of Alphaproteobacteria bacterium:
- a CDS encoding stimulus-sensing domain-containing protein has product MSETGPQEARPRHQRLSPLTRRILAVNMMPILVLVVGLLYLDEYRATLVEQTLASLHTQGQMFAAALAEGAVYEESSEDDPEGATPIDLSIARNMVRRLAEPAELRARLFSLEGALLADSRTLYGPSGEIEVEELAPPHREKGLSSLTDKLRAWLMRPVANEAALPRYRESHPQKAKDYVEVLSALDGDMSEMIRSNAEGGVFLSIAVPVQRFKQVVGALMLMQDSREIEQRLLQVRLNILEMTALALGVTVLLSLYLAGTIARPVRRLALAAERVRRGHGRRPDIPRFPGRHDEISELAHALADMTEALWARMDAIESFAADVAHEIKNPLTSLRSAVETISLVADPDQKARLMAIIVDDVGRLDRLITDISDASRLDAELSRAEAQPVPLASLLQTLADIHGATKKPGAPSLELALPDDDSLSVPGIESRLAQVMRNLIANAVSFSPMGGTIRVRALRSDGLVRIDVEDEGPGIPDGKTEAIFDRFYSERPAGEKFGTHSGLGLAISRQIVTAHQGSIQAENRVGPDGSVLGARFTVLLPAKDD; this is encoded by the coding sequence ATGAGCGAAACCGGACCTCAGGAAGCAAGGCCGCGCCACCAGCGCCTGTCGCCGCTGACGCGCCGGATTCTGGCCGTCAACATGATGCCGATCCTGGTTCTGGTCGTGGGCCTTCTCTATCTCGACGAATATCGCGCCACCTTGGTCGAACAGACCCTGGCCTCGCTGCACACCCAAGGCCAGATGTTCGCCGCCGCCCTGGCCGAGGGCGCCGTCTATGAAGAGTCCAGCGAGGACGACCCCGAAGGCGCGACGCCAATCGATTTGTCGATCGCCCGCAACATGGTGCGAAGGCTGGCCGAACCGGCCGAGCTGCGGGCGCGCCTGTTTTCGCTGGAGGGCGCGCTGCTGGCCGACAGCCGCACGCTGTACGGCCCTTCCGGCGAAATCGAAGTCGAGGAATTGGCGCCGCCGCACCGCGAGAAGGGATTGTCGAGTCTGACCGACAAATTGCGCGCCTGGCTGATGCGCCCCGTCGCCAACGAGGCGGCCTTGCCACGCTACCGCGAAAGCCACCCGCAGAAGGCCAAGGATTATGTCGAAGTGCTGTCCGCCCTGGATGGCGACATGTCGGAAATGATCCGCTCGAACGCCGAGGGTGGCGTCTTTCTCAGCATCGCCGTGCCTGTGCAGCGCTTCAAGCAGGTGGTCGGCGCGCTTATGCTGATGCAAGACAGCCGCGAAATTGAACAGCGCCTCTTGCAAGTGCGCCTCAACATCCTGGAAATGACGGCCCTGGCCCTGGGCGTTACGGTTCTGTTGTCGCTTTATCTGGCGGGCACCATCGCAAGGCCGGTGCGCAGGTTAGCACTTGCCGCCGAACGGGTGCGCCGGGGCCATGGCAGGCGGCCCGACATTCCCCGCTTTCCGGGCCGACATGATGAAATTTCGGAACTGGCCCATGCCCTGGCCGACATGACCGAGGCTTTGTGGGCGCGCATGGACGCCATCGAATCCTTCGCGGCCGACGTGGCGCACGAAATTAAGAACCCGCTGACCAGCTTAAGAAGCGCCGTGGAAACCATCTCGTTGGTGGCAGATCCCGACCAGAAGGCCCGCCTAATGGCGATCATCGTCGATGACGTGGGACGTCTGGACCGTTTGATCACCGACATTTCCGACGCCTCGCGCCTGGATGCCGAATTGTCGCGCGCCGAGGCCCAGCCGGTCCCCCTGGCCTCGCTGCTGCAAACCCTGGCCGATATCCATGGCGCCACCAAGAAGCCGGGCGCCCCCAGCCTTGAGCTTGCGCTTCCCGACGACGATTCTCTAAGCGTGCCCGGCATTGAAAGCCGCTTGGCCCAGGTCATGCGCAACCTGATCGCCAACGCCGTTTCCTTCAGCCCTATGGGCGGAACCATTCGCGTGCGGGCCCTGCGGTCAGATGGATTGGTCCGCATCGACGTGGAAGACGAAGGGCCTGGCATTCCCGACGGCAAGACCGAGGCCATCTTCGACCGCTTCTACAGCGAGCGGCCGGCGGGCGAGAAATTCGGCACCCATTCCGGCCTGGGTCTGGCGATTTCACGCCAGATCGTCACCGCCCATCAAGGAAGCATCCAGGCGGAAAACCGCGTCGGCCCGGACGGCTCGGTCCTGGGGGCCAGATTCACCGTCTTGTTGCCCGCGAAGGACGATTGA
- a CDS encoding response regulator transcription factor: protein MNTIALVDDDRNILASVSLMLEAEGFKVRTYTDGAEALRGIGAEPPDLAVLDIKMPRMDGLELLQKLRQKSQLPVIFLTSKDDESDELLGLRMGADDYIKKPFSQRLLLERIKALLRRKEAVEGGEAADASLIKRGKLELAPTRHACSWEGKHVELTVTEFLLLKALAMRPGHVKNRDQLIDAAYGETVYVDDRTIDSHIKRMRRKFREIDNEFQHIETLYGVGYRYRDA from the coding sequence ATGAACACCATCGCTTTGGTCGATGACGACCGCAACATCCTGGCTTCGGTTTCCCTGATGCTGGAGGCCGAAGGATTCAAGGTCCGCACCTATACCGACGGCGCCGAGGCTTTGCGGGGCATCGGCGCGGAACCGCCCGATCTGGCCGTGCTGGACATCAAGATGCCGCGCATGGACGGCTTGGAACTGCTGCAAAAGCTGCGGCAGAAAAGCCAGTTGCCGGTCATCTTCCTCACCTCGAAGGACGATGAGAGCGACGAGCTTCTCGGTCTGCGCATGGGGGCAGACGATTACATCAAGAAGCCTTTCTCGCAGCGCTTGCTGCTGGAGCGCATCAAGGCGCTGCTCAGACGCAAGGAAGCCGTCGAGGGCGGCGAGGCGGCGGACGCCAGCCTGATCAAGCGGGGCAAGCTTGAACTGGCCCCCACCCGTCATGCCTGTAGTTGGGAAGGCAAGCATGTCGAATTGACCGTCACCGAATTCCTGTTGCTGAAGGCGCTGGCCATGCGCCCCGGCCATGTGAAGAACCGCGACCAGCTGATCGACGCCGCTTATGGCGAAACGGTCTATGTTGACGACCGCACCATCGACAGCCACATCAAGCGCATGCGCCGCAAGTTCCGCGAGATCGACAACGAGTTCCAGCACATCGAAACGCTGTACGGCGTCGGCTATCGCTATCGCGACGCTTGA
- a CDS encoding energy-coupling factor ABC transporter permease: MHIMEGYLPPAHAAFWTLAAAPFVIHGSMKLKQRFKDHPEERLLIGAAGAFAFVLSALKLPSVTGSCSHPTGVGLGAALFGPAPMAVLGTAVLLFQALLLAHGGITTLGANVFSMGIVGPWVAFGLWNGARAMGLGAGVAMFLAASLGDLATYLVTSAQLAFAYPDPASGIGGAFAKFAGIFALTQIPLAIAEGLLSVVAMNLLIQRGLAGARP, encoded by the coding sequence ATGCACATCATGGAAGGCTACCTTCCCCCGGCGCATGCGGCGTTCTGGACGCTGGCGGCTGCCCCTTTCGTCATCCACGGCTCGATGAAGCTGAAGCAACGCTTCAAGGACCATCCCGAAGAACGACTTCTAATCGGCGCGGCAGGCGCTTTCGCCTTTGTCCTGTCGGCCCTGAAATTGCCCAGCGTCACCGGCAGTTGCTCGCATCCCACCGGGGTTGGCTTGGGCGCCGCCCTGTTCGGCCCGGCCCCGATGGCGGTGCTGGGAACGGCGGTCCTGCTTTTCCAGGCGCTGCTGCTGGCGCATGGCGGCATCACGACGCTGGGGGCCAACGTCTTCTCGATGGGGATTGTCGGGCCTTGGGTGGCCTTTGGCTTGTGGAATGGCGCTCGCGCCATGGGTCTGGGGGCCGGTGTGGCCATGTTCCTGGCGGCCAGCCTGGGCGATCTGGCGACCTATCTGGTCACCTCGGCCCAATTGGCTTTCGCCTACCCCGATCCGGCAAGCGGCATCGGCGGGGCCTTCGCCAAATTCGCGGGCATCTTCGCGCTGACCCAAATTCCCCTGGCCATCGCCGAGGGGCTGCTCAGCGTGGTGGCGATGAATTTGCTGATCCAGCGCGGGCTGGCGGGGGCGCGGCCATGA
- a CDS encoding energy-coupling factor ABC transporter substrate-binding protein has product MTRANYVLLALTALIVIAPLLVPGMSGSFEGSDAQVQAALQEQGVKPWFSSLWEPPSGEIESLLFALQAAIGAGVFGYVLGRRQGAKKPSDDQC; this is encoded by the coding sequence ATGACGCGCGCGAATTATGTGCTGCTGGCGCTGACGGCTCTGATCGTCATCGCCCCTTTGTTGGTTCCGGGCATGTCCGGCAGTTTCGAGGGTTCCGACGCCCAGGTCCAGGCCGCCTTGCAGGAACAAGGCGTCAAGCCCTGGTTCTCAAGCCTGTGGGAGCCGCCGTCCGGCGAGATCGAAAGCCTGTTGTTCGCCCTGCAGGCCGCCATCGGGGCGGGCGTCTTCGGCTATGTGCTGGGGCGCAGGCAAGGCGCCAAGAAGCCATCCGACGATCAATGCTGA
- the cbiQ gene encoding cobalt ECF transporter T component CbiQ codes for MLIDRIAFEGRLAGRPPGEKLAVAASGIGLSLLLPPWPWALVTGLAALLAALVWARLRPRLFLGWAGLPLGFLAAGAVGLALSPSPDFPWLAIGPDGLRQAVRVSLRAFSASLWMLWLAFTTPVSHLAALLARLPGLGVLAEVMLLIYRQLVLLMKTAAAMQAAQAARLGYRDVKSTLLSLGRLGAGLLPRALDRAGRMEIGLAARGLDGSAMAHPSLRGASPRILASILAFDALLLAWGLT; via the coding sequence ATGCTGATTGATCGCATCGCTTTCGAGGGCCGCTTGGCGGGCAGACCGCCCGGCGAGAAGCTGGCGGTGGCCGCCTCGGGGATCGGTCTGTCGCTTCTTCTGCCGCCCTGGCCGTGGGCGCTGGTCACCGGGCTTGCCGCCCTGCTGGCCGCCCTGGTCTGGGCCAGGCTGAGGCCTCGCCTGTTCCTGGGCTGGGCGGGCTTGCCGCTGGGATTCCTGGCGGCGGGGGCGGTCGGGCTGGCGCTGTCGCCCAGCCCCGATTTTCCCTGGCTTGCCATCGGTCCAGACGGCTTGCGTCAAGCTGTGCGGGTCAGCCTGCGCGCCTTTTCGGCCAGCCTGTGGATGCTCTGGCTGGCTTTCACGACGCCGGTTTCGCATCTGGCCGCTTTGCTGGCCCGCTTGCCCGGGCTGGGCGTGCTGGCCGAGGTGATGCTGCTGATCTACCGCCAGCTTGTGCTGCTGATGAAAACCGCCGCGGCCATGCAGGCCGCGCAGGCGGCTAGGCTGGGCTATCGCGATGTGAAAAGCACGCTTCTGTCGCTGGGCCGCCTGGGCGCTGGATTGCTGCCGCGCGCTCTGGACCGGGCGGGGCGCATGGAGATCGGCCTGGCGGCACGCGGTTTGGATGGTTCCGCCATGGCGCATCCATCCTTGCGCGGTGCCTCGCCACGGATTCTGGCCTCCATCTTGGCGTTCGATGCGCTGCTGCTGGCCTGGGGTCTGACATGA
- a CDS encoding ATP-binding cassette domain-containing protein, protein MILEALGLCYSYPDGTSALAGLDLQVGRARRLAILGPNGSGKTTLLLHLNGTLKPTAGQVMLDAKAAGYDRAALTAWRRRVGLVLQDPDDQLFAPTVGEDVGYGPLQAGQSGSEALESAKWAMGALRIADLASRPTHALSYGQKKRVAIAGVVAMRPEALLLDEPSAGLDAHGVAHLMALLDQLVAGGMTLVFSTHDAELALAHADQVALFHQGRVLAQGESSHLLCDEGLLKKAHLKRPWALEVGLRARQNGLIASDAPLPTNRKDALALLDRMT, encoded by the coding sequence ATGATCTTGGAAGCGCTGGGGCTATGTTACAGCTATCCCGATGGAACAAGCGCCCTGGCGGGCCTGGATTTGCAGGTGGGCCGGGCCAGGCGGCTGGCCATTCTTGGCCCCAACGGCTCGGGCAAGACCACGCTGCTGTTGCATTTGAACGGCACGCTGAAACCGACGGCGGGACAAGTGATGCTGGATGCCAAAGCCGCTGGCTATGATCGCGCCGCTCTGACGGCTTGGCGCAGGCGGGTGGGACTGGTGCTGCAAGATCCCGACGATCAATTGTTCGCCCCCACGGTGGGCGAGGATGTCGGCTATGGGCCGTTGCAGGCCGGTCAATCCGGGTCCGAGGCCCTGGAATCGGCCAAATGGGCGATGGGCGCCTTGCGCATTGCCGATCTGGCGTCGCGGCCCACGCACGCCCTTAGCTACGGGCAGAAGAAAAGGGTGGCGATCGCGGGTGTGGTCGCCATGCGGCCAGAAGCGCTGCTGCTCGACGAGCCGTCGGCCGGGCTTGACGCGCATGGGGTGGCGCATCTGATGGCGTTGCTGGATCAATTGGTGGCGGGCGGCATGACGCTGGTTTTTTCCACCCACGACGCCGAACTGGCGCTGGCGCATGCCGATCAGGTCGCCTTGTTCCATCAGGGCCGGGTGCTGGCGCAAGGCGAATCCTCGCACCTGCTATGCGATGAGGGCCTGCTGAAAAAAGCGCATCTTAAACGCCCATGGGCGCTTGAGGTGGGGTTGCGGGCGCGTCAGAATGGCTTGATCGCCAGCGACGCGCCCTTGCCGACCAACCGCAAGGACGCTTTGGCCCTTTTGGATCGGATGACGTGA
- a CDS encoding glycosyltransferase family 4 protein gives MTHQALLGINWTLSSFHGWGILGVNLALAALRAGRLPAPLQETSLSLADDDWRRIAPALEAGEEIRKLMTPGQRFQLGFPVLQPVGNAMRWDEMILGTPDLGVTFFENTHLDQEACQRGQSLARLITGSRWADAILQDLGFSNTAVRYQGVDPRLYFHKPLRRKNEPGRFVVFSGGKLEFRKGQDIALEGFKRFHAKHPDSLLLTAWQNPWPESAANISRSRYAKAQPQPGVGVPLDIEGWVTAQGLAKEAHRDIGFVAHGLLPDLMRQADVALMTSRAESGTNLVAMEALALGLPTILSANTGHLDLIKTIPCLALKRQSPVTPLMAEDGVLGWGESDPDEIAELLGQAYDRKTDMARLGEQAALQMKNWAWETRMDQMIEALELA, from the coding sequence GTGACGCACCAAGCCCTGCTGGGCATCAATTGGACGCTGTCCAGCTTTCACGGCTGGGGAATTCTGGGCGTCAATCTGGCGCTGGCAGCGCTTCGGGCGGGCCGCCTTCCCGCGCCCTTGCAGGAAACCTCGCTTAGTCTTGCCGATGATGATTGGCGGCGCATCGCCCCCGCCCTCGAGGCGGGAGAGGAAATCAGAAAACTGATGACGCCCGGCCAGCGATTCCAACTGGGCTTTCCCGTGCTGCAACCGGTGGGCAACGCCATGCGCTGGGACGAGATGATTCTCGGCACGCCCGACCTGGGTGTCACCTTCTTTGAAAACACGCATTTGGACCAAGAGGCCTGCCAGCGCGGCCAATCGCTTGCGCGCCTGATCACCGGCAGCCGATGGGCCGACGCCATCTTGCAAGATTTGGGATTTTCCAATACCGCCGTGCGCTATCAGGGCGTCGATCCAAGACTGTATTTTCACAAGCCCTTGCGACGGAAGAATGAGCCGGGGCGCTTCGTGGTTTTCTCAGGCGGCAAGCTGGAATTCAGGAAGGGCCAAGACATCGCCCTGGAAGGCTTCAAGCGCTTCCATGCCAAACATCCAGATTCGTTGCTGCTGACCGCATGGCAAAATCCCTGGCCCGAATCCGCCGCCAACATATCGCGTAGCCGCTACGCCAAGGCGCAGCCGCAACCGGGCGTCGGCGTGCCGCTCGATATCGAAGGCTGGGTGACGGCGCAAGGCCTTGCGAAGGAGGCGCACCGCGACATCGGCTTCGTGGCGCATGGCCTGCTGCCCGATTTGATGCGCCAAGCCGACGTGGCGCTGATGACCAGCCGTGCCGAAAGCGGGACCAATCTGGTGGCGATGGAGGCGCTGGCACTCGGCCTGCCCACCATCTTGTCGGCCAATACCGGCCATCTTGATCTGATCAAAACCATTCCCTGCCTGGCCTTGAAGCGCCAATCGCCGGTCACGCCGCTGATGGCGGAAGACGGCGTTCTGGGCTGGGGCGAATCCGACCCCGACGAAATTGCCGAACTGCTGGGGCAGGCTTATGATCGCAAGACCGATATGGCGCGGCTTGGAGAACAGGCCGCCTTGCAGATGAAGAACTGGGCGTGGGAGACGCGCATGGATCAGATGATAGAGGCGCTGGAACTGGCATGA
- a CDS encoding pyridoxamine 5'-phosphate oxidase family protein, translated as MIDLGDNNPLVSRRILRMASFASLATLKDGLPYASLVTPATAHDGSPLLLLSKLADHTQNLLANERASLLFALPEGHANPQTAPRVTVMGRLLPSDLIMDRARYLARNPGAALYAGFADFSIWRMAVERFHFVGGFGRAVWLEAKHVLLDQKIASLFAESEGKLIERFSQKQTGVCAVDADGIDVGGQDGGVKRLLFARPLASPDEALDAPFLEG; from the coding sequence ATGATCGATCTGGGCGACAACAATCCGCTGGTTTCCAGGCGCATTCTGCGCATGGCCTCCTTCGCTTCCCTGGCCACGTTGAAAGACGGCTTGCCCTACGCCTCGTTGGTCACGCCCGCCACGGCGCATGACGGTTCTCCCTTGCTGCTTTTGTCCAAGCTGGCCGACCATACGCAAAATCTGCTGGCCAACGAGCGGGCCTCGCTGCTGTTCGCCTTGCCCGAGGGACATGCCAATCCGCAAACCGCGCCCCGCGTCACCGTGATGGGACGTCTTTTACCGTCCGACCTGATAATGGACCGCGCGCGCTATCTGGCCCGCAATCCAGGCGCGGCGCTATATGCGGGCTTTGCCGATTTTTCCATCTGGCGCATGGCGGTCGAACGTTTTCATTTCGTGGGTGGCTTCGGGCGCGCCGTCTGGCTGGAGGCCAAACATGTTTTGCTGGATCAGAAAATCGCCAGCCTCTTTGCCGAAAGCGAAGGCAAGCTGATCGAGCGATTTTCACAAAAACAAACCGGTGTTTGCGCCGTCGATGCCGATGGCATTGATGTCGGGGGGCAAGATGGCGGCGTGAAGCGCTTGTTGTTCGCCCGGCCATTAGCCTCGCCCGACGAGGCGCTTGACGCGCCATTCCTTGAGGGGTAA
- the metZ gene encoding O-succinylhomoserine sulfhydrylase produces the protein MSKDEQNWGPNTRLVRAGLHRSEFEETSEALYLTSGYVYQSAEEAEAAFVNDGSRYVYGRFGNPTITLFEERLAALEGAEACKGVASGMAAVFASIACQVRAGDRLVAPRALFGSCTYILGDLMGRFGVACDFVDGTDLAQWEQALSKPAKAVFVETPSNPSLELVDLKAVAALCKKAGARLIVDNVFATPLFQKPLQLGADIVVYSATKHIDGQGRCLGGAILGSKEFIAGELAPFLRHTGPALSPFNAWTLAKGLETLSLRVQRQADSSLALARFLETEKGIQSVRHPGLESHPQHELAKRQMSGFGTMLGIEVAGGQEAAFRFLNALSLIDISNNLGDAKSLITHPATTTHQRLTPEDKLRQGITPGLLRLSVGLEDLADLQADLMQGLAAV, from the coding sequence ATGAGCAAGGATGAACAGAACTGGGGACCCAATACGCGCTTGGTGCGCGCTGGCCTGCACCGTTCCGAATTCGAGGAAACCAGCGAGGCTTTGTATCTGACCTCGGGCTATGTCTATCAAAGTGCCGAGGAGGCCGAAGCCGCCTTCGTCAATGACGGCAGTCGATATGTTTATGGCCGCTTCGGCAATCCCACCATCACCTTGTTCGAGGAGCGCTTGGCCGCCCTTGAAGGGGCCGAGGCCTGCAAGGGCGTGGCCAGCGGCATGGCCGCCGTCTTCGCCAGCATCGCTTGTCAGGTGCGGGCGGGTGATCGGCTGGTCGCACCCCGCGCCCTGTTCGGCTCCTGCACCTATATCCTGGGCGACCTGATGGGGCGCTTCGGTGTTGCCTGCGATTTCGTGGACGGCACGGATTTGGCGCAGTGGGAGCAGGCATTGTCCAAACCCGCCAAGGCGGTGTTCGTGGAAACGCCCTCGAACCCGTCGCTGGAATTGGTCGATCTAAAGGCGGTCGCCGCCCTGTGCAAAAAGGCGGGGGCGCGCCTGATCGTCGACAATGTCTTCGCCACCCCCTTGTTTCAAAAGCCGCTGCAACTGGGTGCTGACATCGTGGTTTATTCCGCCACCAAACATATCGACGGCCAGGGCCGCTGCCTGGGCGGCGCCATTCTGGGAAGTAAGGAATTCATCGCGGGCGAACTGGCCCCATTTCTGCGCCATACTGGCCCGGCCCTGTCGCCCTTCAACGCCTGGACGCTGGCCAAGGGGTTGGAGACGCTGTCCCTGCGCGTTCAGCGCCAAGCCGACAGTTCGCTGGCCCTGGCGCGCTTTCTTGAGACCGAGAAGGGCATTCAGTCGGTGCGCCATCCAGGCCTTGAAAGCCATCCGCAGCACGAACTGGCCAAGCGCCAGATGAGCGGCTTTGGCACCATGCTGGGCATTGAGGTGGCGGGCGGGCAGGAAGCCGCCTTCCGCTTTCTGAACGCGCTGTCGCTGATCGACATTTCCAACAATCTGGGCGACGCCAAAAGCCTGATCACCCATCCGGCCACCACCACCCATCAGCGCTTGACGCCCGAAGACAAGCTGCGCCAGGGCATTACGCCCGGCCTGTTGCGCCTGTCGGTGGGGCTTGAGGATCTGGCCGATCTGCAAGCCGACTTGATGCAAGGTCTGGCGGCGGTGTGA
- a CDS encoding NAD-dependent succinate-semialdehyde dehydrogenase, whose translation MQLQDKSLFRTQAYVGGEWIEADSKASFAVTDPATGAELAQVAELGSAEAQRAVAAAEAAFPAWRALTAKQRAQILRKWFDLILANQEDLAQLLTAEQGKPLAEARGEIAYGASFIEWFAEEGKRVYGDVIPSHGPDKRIIVLKQPIGVVAAVTPWNFPNAMITRKVAPALAAGCTVVIKPAEDTPLSALALAELAERAGMPAGVFNIVTCKNPKGVGAVLTGDARVRKFTFTGSTETGKMLMRQCADTVKKVSLELGGNAPFIVFDDADLDAAVAGAMASKYRNAGQTCVCANRLLVQEGVYDAFAAKLGEKVAALKVGPGTGEGVAQGPLINDEAILKVERLVADALAKGARVIVGGKRHELGGTFYQPTILADVTPAMDCASQEIFGPVAPLYKFKTEDEAVRLANDTPFGLAAYFYARDVGRVMRVAEALEYGIVGINEGIISTEVAPFGGVKESGIGREGSKYGIDDFLEIKYLCLGGV comes from the coding sequence ATGCAGCTTCAAGACAAATCTTTGTTTCGCACGCAGGCCTATGTCGGCGGCGAATGGATAGAAGCCGATTCCAAGGCCAGTTTCGCCGTGACCGATCCGGCGACGGGGGCAGAGCTGGCGCAGGTGGCGGAATTGGGAAGTGCGGAGGCCCAGCGCGCCGTCGCTGCCGCAGAAGCTGCCTTCCCGGCTTGGCGGGCGCTGACCGCCAAACAGAGGGCGCAAATCTTGCGCAAATGGTTCGACCTGATTCTGGCCAACCAAGAAGACTTAGCGCAATTGCTGACCGCCGAACAGGGCAAGCCTTTGGCCGAGGCCAGGGGCGAAATCGCCTACGGCGCTTCCTTCATCGAATGGTTCGCCGAGGAAGGCAAGCGCGTCTATGGCGACGTGATCCCTTCGCATGGTCCCGACAAGCGCATCATCGTGCTGAAACAGCCCATCGGCGTGGTGGCGGCGGTAACGCCCTGGAATTTCCCCAACGCCATGATCACGCGCAAGGTGGCTCCGGCCCTGGCCGCCGGTTGCACGGTGGTGATCAAACCCGCCGAGGATACGCCGCTGTCGGCCCTGGCGCTGGCGGAATTGGCTGAGCGTGCGGGCATGCCTGCGGGCGTGTTCAATATCGTGACCTGCAAGAATCCCAAGGGTGTCGGCGCTGTACTGACGGGTGACGCGCGTGTGCGCAAATTCACCTTCACCGGTTCCACCGAGACCGGCAAGATGCTGATGCGCCAATGCGCCGACACGGTAAAGAAGGTCTCGCTGGAACTGGGCGGCAATGCGCCCTTCATCGTGTTCGACGACGCCGATCTTGACGCCGCGGTGGCGGGCGCCATGGCGTCGAAATACCGCAATGCCGGGCAGACTTGCGTGTGCGCCAACCGGTTGCTGGTGCAAGAAGGCGTATACGACGCTTTTGCGGCCAAGCTGGGGGAAAAAGTGGCCGCCTTGAAAGTGGGTCCGGGCACCGGCGAAGGCGTTGCGCAAGGTCCGCTGATCAATGACGAGGCGATCTTGAAGGTGGAACGATTGGTGGCCGACGCGCTGGCCAAGGGAGCCAGGGTGATCGTGGGCGGCAAGCGCCACGAACTGGGCGGCACTTTCTATCAGCCCACCATCCTGGCCGACGTCACGCCAGCCATGGATTGCGCGTCTCAGGAAATCTTCGGACCCGTCGCCCCGCTGTACAAATTCAAGACGGAAGACGAAGCGGTGCGCCTAGCCAATGACACGCCCTTTGGTCTGGCCGCCTATTTCTACGCCCGCGACGTGGGCCGTGTTATGCGCGTGGCCGAGGCGCTGGAATACGGCATCGTCGGCATCAATGAAGGCATCATCTCGACCGAGGTGGCGCCCTTCGGTGGCGTCAAGGAATCGGGCATCGGTCGCGAAGGCTCGAAATACGGCATCGATGATTTTCTGGAAATCAAATATCTGTGCCTGGGGGGCGTTTGA